One Deinococcus terrestris genomic window carries:
- a CDS encoding ABC-F family ATP-binding cassette domain-containing protein, giving the protein MTFGDQPLYRGVNLELHPGERAALLGRNGSGKTTLLRVLAGTLVPTSGHVTRSGRLAFLPQLTDLPDVPLLDAVRPDALGATLHHLRAAEAALVHPTPEVLNTYGAAEEAYRLLGGYDFEQRAAEVLDELALNPVWLTGQLSGGQRRRTLLARLLLTPADTYLLDEPTNHLDWPSLEWLEGWVQASPAAFLIVSHDRAFLDATVTRCAELERGELREYPGNYTEAMEVKRDLREARERQYHAHQRKAQALEQERVNVQQRAASTDRYNHRRKKPGNKKFAKMRAQDVARTLARRAKALERRLDRMNAPRRLLTDPNLVRVGLREAAHGPNDILSLSGVDLEVGGRLLVQGLTAHVRRGEKIAVVGPNGSGKSTLLRALLGRVQPSRGELRRAELAVQWSGQHGEELAAFGTQQEALLAVDERLTPQRMYEVLARLGLPRSLDHRVGDLSGGQRTRLSLARLSLTAAQLLILDEPTNHLDHAAIESLQGVLQAFTGTLIFASHDRQLVEEVASRYWWVEDGELRDVMDLALEVEANASEP; this is encoded by the coding sequence ATGACCTTCGGAGACCAGCCCCTCTACCGGGGCGTCAACCTTGAACTCCACCCCGGCGAACGCGCCGCCCTGCTGGGGCGCAACGGCAGCGGCAAGACCACCCTGCTGCGCGTCCTGGCGGGCACGCTGGTCCCGACCTCCGGGCACGTCACCCGCTCTGGCCGGCTGGCCTTCCTGCCGCAACTCACCGACCTGCCCGACGTCCCGCTGCTGGACGCGGTGCGCCCCGACGCTCTCGGTGCAACCCTCCACCACCTCCGGGCGGCTGAGGCCGCACTCGTCCACCCGACCCCGGAAGTGCTGAATACGTACGGGGCGGCCGAGGAGGCCTACCGTCTGCTCGGCGGCTATGACTTCGAGCAGCGGGCGGCGGAAGTGCTGGACGAACTGGCTCTCAACCCGGTCTGGTTGACCGGGCAGCTCTCCGGCGGGCAGCGCCGCCGCACCCTGCTGGCCCGGCTGCTCCTGACCCCGGCCGACACGTACCTGCTCGACGAACCGACTAACCACCTCGACTGGCCGAGTCTGGAGTGGCTGGAAGGCTGGGTGCAGGCCAGCCCGGCAGCCTTCCTGATCGTCTCGCACGACCGTGCGTTCCTCGACGCGACGGTCACCCGCTGCGCTGAGCTCGAACGCGGGGAGCTGCGCGAGTACCCCGGCAATTACACCGAGGCGATGGAGGTCAAGCGCGACCTCAGGGAAGCCCGTGAACGGCAGTACCACGCCCACCAGCGCAAGGCGCAGGCCCTCGAACAGGAACGGGTCAATGTGCAGCAGCGGGCGGCGAGCACCGACCGCTACAACCACAGGCGCAAGAAGCCCGGCAACAAGAAGTTCGCCAAGATGCGTGCCCAGGACGTGGCCCGCACCCTCGCCCGACGGGCGAAGGCATTGGAGCGGCGGCTCGACCGCATGAATGCTCCACGGAGACTTCTCACTGACCCGAATCTGGTGCGGGTGGGACTCAGGGAGGCCGCACATGGGCCGAACGACATCCTCAGCCTGTCGGGTGTGGACCTGGAGGTGGGGGGCAGGCTGCTCGTGCAGGGCTTAACCGCTCATGTGCGGCGCGGGGAGAAGATCGCGGTGGTGGGGCCGAACGGCAGCGGGAAGAGCACCCTGCTGCGTGCCCTGCTGGGACGGGTGCAGCCGTCGCGCGGGGAGCTGCGCCGCGCCGAACTCGCGGTCCAGTGGTCGGGCCAGCACGGGGAGGAGCTCGCCGCCTTCGGAACCCAGCAGGAGGCGCTGCTGGCTGTCGACGAACGCCTGACCCCACAGCGCATGTACGAGGTGCTCGCTCGCCTGGGCCTGCCCCGCAGTCTGGATCACCGCGTGGGGGACCTCTCCGGGGGGCAGCGGACCCGGCTGTCGCTGGCCCGGCTGAGCCTGACGGCGGCGCAGCTCCTGATCTTGGACGAACCGACGAATCACCTCGACCACGCGGCCATCGAAAGCTTGCAAGGCGTGTTGCAGGCCTTCACAGGGACGCTGATCTTCGCGTCGCACGACCGACAACTCGTGGAGGAGGTGGCCAGCCGATATTGGTGGGTGGAGGATGGCGAACTCCGGGATGTCATGGACCTCGCCCTAGAGGTGGAAGCCAACGCCTCTGAGCCATGA
- a CDS encoding HAD family hydrolase: protein MRPQVLPPPNPYQTLFERLEATGALRNFTRAVVAQCRPDPARPPRYTREELQNRVKGTDRWGDVDQHCADVGDLHGFDAVFVNTGIAGHPQMLTLVHDELDVIMTVHKTRSPGQVKGAPNYVRRLIRDAQNRLLYVGDELEDLTMAQNLEGKTFVQLTYGFRRGDRLKQVPAWVTFGVPDGSATQFFFQRDLLSLYPEFGRAEEDIDLNAGQPSRRFTTRPARKEGSETE from the coding sequence ATGCGCCCTCAGGTACTGCCTCCACCCAACCCGTACCAGACCCTATTCGAGCGGTTGGAAGCGACCGGAGCGCTCCGGAACTTCACCAGGGCTGTCGTGGCGCAGTGCCGCCCGGACCCCGCCAGACCTCCTCGCTACACCCGGGAGGAGCTCCAGAACCGCGTGAAAGGGACGGATCGGTGGGGTGATGTCGATCAGCATTGCGCAGATGTAGGCGATCTGCACGGATTCGACGCTGTGTTCGTGAACACCGGCATCGCTGGCCATCCACAGATGCTGACGCTCGTCCACGACGAGCTCGACGTCATCATGACCGTCCACAAGACGCGGTCACCCGGTCAAGTCAAAGGGGCGCCCAACTACGTACGGCGGCTGATTCGGGATGCCCAGAACAGGCTGCTGTATGTCGGCGACGAACTTGAAGATCTGACCATGGCCCAGAACCTGGAAGGGAAGACCTTCGTCCAGCTGACGTACGGCTTCCGCCGCGGTGATCGGCTCAAGCAGGTCCCGGCTTGGGTCACCTTCGGCGTCCCTGACGGCAGCGCCACGCAATTCTTTTTCCAGCGTGACCTGCTCTCCCTCTACCCTGAATTCGGCCGGGCGGAGGAGGACATCGACCTCAATGCGGGCCAGCCGAGCCGGCGCTTCACGACCCGCCCCGCACGGAAGGAAGGCAGCGAGACCGAATGA
- a CDS encoding ImmA/IrrE family metallo-endopeptidase translates to MNARNPGFTAARLIQAREARGYSKSELARLLSLTPAAVSAYETGVRVPSPDTVDAIAHALEQPVAFFSRPAPRFGERKVFYRSFSAATRTARLRAQAKMSLLWDAVDYVQELVDLPPVVMPAVGELPGAPEEITQDMIEAAAVIARRHWKLGENPAPNLVWLLEESGAIVVRHDLGTDRLDAFSEWREADARPYFMLNSIRRNAFRSRADVAHEIGHVLLHRHVAPACLDDDDTFKLLEDQAWRFAQAFLLPEQAFLRDLSSLNLDALRALKPKWKVSIAFMLHRVHRLGILNDDKYTNYRKYLAQRGWLKVEPYDLETEPERPLLLAQVLEFLIEQKVQTPDQIASGVGFNAELLEQLTHVQPGFFSLERRSRPWNLKMPGLDNTG, encoded by the coding sequence ATGAACGCACGCAACCCTGGCTTCACCGCAGCCAGGCTCATCCAGGCACGCGAAGCACGGGGGTACTCGAAGTCCGAGCTTGCCCGTCTGCTGAGTCTGACGCCAGCTGCGGTCAGCGCCTACGAGACGGGGGTCCGGGTCCCTTCCCCTGACACTGTGGACGCGATCGCCCACGCCCTGGAACAGCCGGTGGCTTTTTTCAGTCGCCCGGCCCCGCGTTTCGGCGAGCGGAAAGTCTTCTACCGCTCCTTCAGCGCCGCCACCCGCACGGCCAGGCTCCGGGCGCAGGCCAAGATGTCGCTGCTCTGGGACGCCGTGGATTATGTTCAGGAGCTCGTCGATCTGCCTCCTGTCGTCATGCCCGCGGTGGGCGAGCTGCCAGGCGCTCCTGAGGAGATTACCCAGGACATGATCGAGGCGGCCGCCGTGATTGCCAGGCGGCACTGGAAGCTGGGGGAGAACCCGGCACCGAACCTGGTCTGGCTGCTCGAGGAGAGCGGGGCCATCGTGGTGCGGCATGACCTGGGCACCGATCGGCTGGACGCTTTCTCAGAATGGCGTGAAGCGGACGCGCGCCCGTACTTCATGCTGAACTCGATTCGCCGGAATGCTTTTCGGTCCCGGGCGGATGTCGCCCATGAAATTGGCCATGTCCTGTTGCATCGCCACGTCGCCCCGGCCTGCCTGGACGACGACGACACGTTCAAGCTGCTGGAAGATCAGGCGTGGCGCTTCGCACAGGCCTTCCTGCTTCCCGAGCAGGCTTTCCTTCGTGACCTGTCCAGCCTCAACCTGGATGCTCTGCGTGCCCTTAAACCCAAGTGGAAGGTCAGCATCGCGTTCATGCTGCACCGGGTTCACCGGCTTGGCATCCTCAACGACGACAAGTACACGAACTACCGCAAGTACCTGGCGCAGCGCGGCTGGCTGAAGGTCGAACCCTATGACTTGGAGACCGAACCCGAGCGGCCCCTGCTCCTCGCGCAGGTGCTGGAGTTCCTGATCGAGCAGAAGGTGCAGACGCCCGACCAGATCGCCAGCGGTGTCGGCTTCAACGCCGAGTTGCTCGAGCAGTTGACCCATGTGCAGCCAGGCTTCTTCAGCCTGGAACGACGCAGCCGGCCGTGGAACCTCAAGATGCCCGGTCTTGACAATACGGGCTAA
- a CDS encoding IS4 family transposase, with amino-acid sequence MKAPKSRPPHDTLQTVLRSAFPLDARRLMVFTALVLAVIQARTVVLYTLKTHVPLPGTLTARYQRLCRFVQFPFPEGLFPRFALSFLPDGPVDLILDRTNWRLGQQDVNILLLSAVWNGFSLPLMWALLPHGGASDSRTRESLVLRFLTFCPDRQVRCLLADREFIGQHWFRFLDQHSIAPCIRLPARATIGQHRLPVWAVFNKLQVGEVRVWRRQTLIYGVSLRVAATKNAAGETLYLAYRGHVGPNLRRYAQRWQAENLHSALKTRGFNLEDTGLTRAERVSTLLTVVGVAFIWACVTGELLVTEKGVRIKKHGHRTVSVFRLGLDHLQDLLLHPSRSSWHTLATLMPRFEG; translated from the coding sequence ATGAAAGCACCCAAGAGCCGACCCCCTCACGATACCTTGCAGACCGTTCTGCGGTCTGCCTTCCCCCTTGATGCCCGCCGCTTGATGGTCTTCACCGCCTTGGTCCTGGCGGTCATTCAGGCTCGCACGGTCGTCCTCTACACCCTCAAGACCCATGTTCCGTTGCCAGGTACGCTCACAGCTCGCTACCAGCGACTCTGTCGCTTCGTCCAATTTCCTTTCCCCGAGGGTTTGTTTCCCAGATTTGCGCTGTCCTTCCTGCCGGACGGTCCCGTCGATCTGATCCTCGACCGGACCAACTGGCGACTCGGCCAGCAGGACGTGAACATCCTGCTGCTTTCTGCTGTGTGGAACGGGTTCAGTCTGCCCCTCATGTGGGCATTGCTCCCACATGGTGGGGCGAGTGATTCCCGTACTCGGGAATCACTCGTGTTGCGCTTCCTGACGTTTTGCCCGGATCGGCAGGTCCGGTGCCTGCTGGCAGACCGAGAATTCATCGGCCAGCACTGGTTTCGTTTCCTCGATCAGCACAGCATCGCTCCCTGTATTCGCTTGCCTGCACGCGCCACCATCGGCCAACACCGTCTGCCCGTGTGGGCTGTGTTCAACAAGCTCCAAGTGGGCGAAGTCAGGGTCTGGCGTCGCCAGACCCTGATCTACGGTGTGTCACTCCGGGTGGCCGCGACGAAGAACGCGGCCGGGGAGACGCTGTACCTCGCTTATCGGGGGCACGTGGGACCGAATCTCCGACGGTATGCCCAGCGTTGGCAGGCAGAAAACTTGCACTCCGCGCTCAAAACGAGGGGCTTCAATCTGGAAGACACCGGGCTAACCCGTGCTGAACGGGTCTCCACCCTGCTGACGGTGGTCGGTGTGGCGTTTATCTGGGCCTGTGTAACTGGGGAGCTGCTGGTAACCGAGAAAGGCGTACGGATCAAGAAACACGGACACCGCACGGTGTCCGTGTTCCGGCTTGGCCTCGACCATCTTCAAGATCTGCTGCTGCATCCCTCTCGGTCGTCTTGGCACACCCTCGCGACTCTCATGCCGCGTTTTGAAGGGTAG
- a CDS encoding WD40 repeat domain-containing protein, with protein MRSRRWTQPECRTSGRRRGHLLLLMALLAGPGAEAIRVQAQGSVPGGPAALVAVSGDGQAVAAASADRLGLFRPGGQRLALLSPTGRTLTGVVSSGADFLALDQGGTLVRVRATGVTVLARDLCGKTDGRPAPPSLAASGQTLAVRCGDEVLVGQPGRWRRLTLPSPVTFPSSSAVALSRDGRQLAALQGERVLRYALPSLEPLPTLTRLAGEDTTFMDNPLTPAAASALAFDPAGKRLAVGWGMSFPKAYNQSVTVYNLKTGQGRSLPTYADGTEKLAFSADGRFLLANGTSSPRVWDLSIWKRLPPPQRLNTFIGVRDVAWLGRNLISASSLGALALTPAGKEVAAYPLPQVRLTVAAYSPDGRLMAVSGEDGPVSLVEAGTGRVRWSAAAQSWRVTSLRFNRAGTLLVSGSPLRFWDTRSGQAVGPTVTGVNHVAGFTLGDRELVLGGRVVPLDRVLARTGEVFLGNLPGRAYRHSGSEAADVTPTGRAVCERTPVFVARSAGVRASLWSLSALEGVRFGLTLRENVRLAATTADCRTLVVAIQTVTGAGQTYAVRPHAVKIYDSRTGKTLRSWPTAGRVRALALSPDGRQVAYLEEGRAALVIGTVATGKQTVWPVPPVTLELEDVALIFRPDSRALLLGVGTSPGASFTVLGLP; from the coding sequence GTGAGGTCCAGGCGCTGGACGCAGCCAGAATGCCGCACCTCCGGTCGGCGCAGGGGCCACCTCCTGCTGCTGATGGCCCTGCTCGCGGGACCCGGCGCGGAGGCCATCCGGGTGCAGGCGCAGGGCAGTGTTCCCGGTGGCCCGGCCGCATTGGTGGCGGTCAGCGGGGACGGGCAGGCGGTGGCCGCCGCGTCTGCCGACCGACTTGGCCTGTTCCGTCCCGGCGGGCAGCGCCTTGCCCTGCTGTCTCCCACGGGCCGCACGCTCACGGGCGTGGTTTCCTCGGGCGCCGACTTTCTCGCGCTGGATCAGGGAGGAACCCTGGTCCGGGTGCGCGCTACAGGCGTCACGGTGCTGGCCCGCGACCTCTGCGGGAAAACCGACGGGCGGCCTGCACCGCCATCCCTCGCCGCCAGTGGCCAGACCCTGGCCGTGCGCTGCGGGGACGAAGTCCTGGTCGGTCAGCCGGGCCGGTGGCGCAGGCTGACGTTACCCTCCCCGGTCACCTTCCCCTCGTCCTCTGCCGTGGCGCTGAGCCGGGATGGGCGGCAACTCGCGGCCCTGCAGGGCGAGCGGGTGCTGCGCTACGCCCTGCCGTCGCTGGAGCCGCTGCCCACGCTGACGCGCCTCGCAGGCGAGGACACCACCTTCATGGACAACCCCCTGACTCCGGCGGCCGCGAGCGCGCTCGCCTTCGATCCGGCAGGCAAGCGCCTGGCCGTGGGCTGGGGAATGAGCTTCCCCAAGGCGTACAACCAGTCGGTCACGGTCTACAACCTGAAGACCGGACAGGGCCGCTCGCTGCCCACCTACGCCGACGGAACGGAAAAGCTCGCCTTCAGCGCCGACGGCCGCTTCCTGCTGGCGAACGGCACCAGCAGCCCGCGCGTCTGGGACCTCTCCATCTGGAAGCGGCTGCCCCCACCGCAGCGGCTGAACACGTTCATCGGCGTGCGGGACGTGGCCTGGCTCGGCCGGAACCTGATCAGCGCCAGCAGTCTGGGGGCGCTGGCCCTGACCCCGGCGGGGAAGGAGGTGGCCGCGTACCCTCTGCCCCAGGTGCGCCTGACCGTGGCGGCCTACAGCCCGGACGGACGGCTGATGGCCGTCTCGGGGGAAGACGGCCCGGTCTCCCTGGTGGAGGCGGGCACGGGCCGGGTGCGCTGGAGCGCCGCCGCGCAATCCTGGCGGGTCACGAGCTTGCGCTTTAACCGCGCGGGAACACTGCTGGTGAGTGGCAGCCCGCTGCGCTTCTGGGACACGCGAAGCGGCCAGGCGGTCGGGCCGACGGTGACCGGCGTCAACCACGTGGCGGGGTTCACCCTGGGGGACCGCGAACTCGTCCTGGGCGGCCGGGTGGTCCCGCTGGACCGGGTCCTGGCCCGTACCGGGGAGGTCTTCCTGGGCAACCTGCCGGGGCGCGCCTACCGCCACTCCGGCAGTGAGGCGGCCGACGTCACACCGACGGGCAGGGCAGTGTGCGAGCGCACGCCGGTTTTTGTTGCCCGTAGTGCGGGCGTCCGGGCCTCTCTCTGGAGCCTCAGCGCCTTAGAAGGGGTACGGTTCGGGCTGACCCTGCGGGAGAACGTCCGCCTGGCGGCCACCACCGCCGACTGCCGGACGCTGGTCGTGGCGATCCAGACGGTCACCGGGGCAGGGCAGACCTATGCCGTTCGCCCCCATGCCGTCAAGATCTACGACTCCCGCACCGGAAAGACGCTGCGCAGCTGGCCGACAGCGGGGCGGGTGCGCGCCCTGGCGCTCTCGCCGGACGGGCGGCAGGTGGCCTACCTCGAAGAGGGCCGCGCGGCGCTGGTGATCGGAACTGTGGCCACCGGAAAGCAGACCGTCTGGCCTGTGCCGCCCGTCACGCTGGAACTGGAGGACGTGGCCCTCATCTTCCGCCCGGACAGCCGGGCGCTGCTGCTGGGCGTCGGCACCTCCCCTGGCGCGAGCTTCACCGTGCTGGGTCTGCCGTGA
- a CDS encoding WD40 repeat domain-containing protein, with protein MTTPRSVPRRWRLAAALTCAVLTGAAPALQLSPGGTARIDGHAAGTFDTLNSPAGFAGGLAWGPDGTAYTLDGTRLLYRWNAQTGRPLSRQVLTLPSSLPDAKADYGPRLLLDGYRADGGALTGPFIRVRGYKKATPYQTAYTLRADGRAVLGDICAPSQQHLVGCADGYGVTVLSPQQGRATLRLSGREGPVSDITLPAGQVLDVEPSPDGTRVAALRSVEKRDYDPNAALYLDVATRDGKVLSRQVLGSFGVRRDGEPQVRWVDAGRLLTATPQATSRVYSASGHQVSLWSLSGQGPRWTVGAGELRDAVPSPDGTLFLTVRNGSVPEVRRVSDGAFVRPLGTPVTASVPLPGGSALVALDTGDGQGELRVVRPGGQGRRLGGPGLEGVTRLVVSPDGQFIAAARSESVAVLDRAGRTLHTFALPENVYRTELSFSGPRTLFARLENGGDDWQGRTWDAVTGRLLGQEANARPVGTIQLRTEVRQRPGGGSQSRLSATDQRDRVLWQEAWRSTSRPYLLPSPDGRAVVRGVARRSKVQLEQADLYLYRLDPRTGQADPGLTLRTGDPEEAYRGLRLLDYARDRRHVLLYEASGDGCGAAFYGLRVADLETRREVKLPSALTTGLTRLTGCGYPTPWPTAAFTPEGTGLLVRDGNALNWWRLQ; from the coding sequence ATGACGACGCCTCGTTCGGTGCCCCGCCGCTGGCGGCTGGCCGCTGCCCTGACCTGCGCCGTGCTGACCGGCGCAGCCCCCGCCCTCCAACTCTCTCCCGGCGGGACGGCCCGCATCGACGGCCACGCGGCGGGCACCTTCGACACCCTGAATTCCCCGGCGGGCTTCGCGGGCGGCCTGGCCTGGGGACCGGACGGCACCGCCTACACCCTGGACGGGACGCGGCTCCTCTACCGCTGGAACGCGCAGACCGGGAGGCCGCTGTCGCGCCAGGTGTTGACACTTCCATCCAGCCTGCCGGACGCGAAGGCCGACTACGGGCCGAGGTTGCTTCTGGACGGCTACCGCGCGGACGGCGGTGCCTTGACCGGGCCGTTCATCCGGGTCCGGGGCTACAAAAAGGCGACGCCCTATCAGACCGCCTACACCCTGCGAGCGGACGGCCGGGCCGTGCTAGGGGACATCTGTGCTCCCTCGCAACAGCACCTGGTCGGCTGCGCGGATGGGTACGGCGTGACGGTCCTCTCCCCTCAGCAGGGACGGGCGACCTTGCGCCTGTCGGGCCGGGAGGGGCCGGTGAGTGACATCACCCTCCCCGCCGGACAGGTGCTGGACGTGGAACCCTCGCCCGACGGCACGCGGGTGGCGGCCCTGCGCAGCGTGGAGAAGCGTGACTACGACCCGAATGCGGCCCTGTATCTCGACGTGGCGACGCGGGACGGCAAGGTCCTGTCGCGGCAGGTCCTCGGCAGCTTCGGGGTCAGGCGTGACGGCGAGCCCCAGGTGCGCTGGGTGGATGCGGGGCGGCTGCTGACCGCGACGCCTCAGGCGACCTCCCGCGTGTACAGCGCCAGCGGGCATCAGGTCAGCCTATGGAGCCTGAGCGGTCAGGGGCCTCGATGGACGGTGGGGGCGGGTGAACTGCGCGACGCCGTGCCCTCGCCGGACGGCACGCTGTTCCTGACCGTCCGGAACGGCAGCGTGCCCGAGGTCCGCCGCGTATCGGACGGCGCGTTCGTGCGTCCCCTGGGCACGCCAGTCACGGCGTCGGTGCCCTTGCCCGGCGGGAGCGCCCTGGTGGCGCTGGACACCGGCGACGGCCAGGGCGAACTGCGGGTGGTGCGTCCGGGGGGTCAGGGTCGGCGCCTGGGTGGGCCGGGACTGGAGGGCGTGACCCGATTGGTGGTGAGTCCAGACGGGCAATTCATCGCCGCCGCCCGCTCCGAAAGTGTGGCGGTCCTCGACCGCGCCGGGCGGACCCTGCACACCTTCGCGCTGCCGGAGAACGTCTACCGAACGGAGTTGAGCTTCTCCGGGCCAAGGACGCTGTTCGCGCGGCTGGAGAATGGGGGCGACGACTGGCAGGGCCGCACCTGGGACGCGGTGACCGGACGGCTGCTGGGTCAGGAGGCCAATGCCCGCCCAGTGGGGACGATCCAACTGCGGACGGAGGTCCGGCAGCGGCCGGGTGGGGGCTCCCAGTCGCGGCTGAGTGCTACCGACCAGAGGGACCGGGTCCTGTGGCAGGAGGCATGGCGCAGCACTTCTCGCCCGTATCTCCTGCCGAGTCCGGACGGCCGGGCGGTGGTGCGGGGAGTGGCCCGGCGCAGCAAAGTGCAACTCGAACAGGCCGACCTGTACCTCTATCGCCTCGACCCCCGCACGGGCCAGGCGGACCCTGGCCTGACCCTGCGGACCGGCGACCCGGAGGAGGCGTACCGGGGGCTGAGGCTGCTGGACTACGCCCGGGACCGCCGTCATGTGCTGCTGTATGAGGCGTCCGGGGACGGATGCGGCGCGGCCTTCTACGGCCTGCGTGTGGCTGACTTGGAGACACGGCGGGAGGTGAAGTTGCCCTCCGCACTGACCACAGGCCTGACGCGCCTGACCGGGTGCGGGTATCCGACGCCCTGGCCCACCGCTGCCTTCACGCCCGAGGGGACGGGACTGCTGGTGCGCGACGGCAATGCGCTGAACTGGTGGCGGCTCCAGTGA
- a CDS encoding RES family NAD+ phosphorylase: MREPPPLRAHQALTSRLIPSRYEAQTPRPSVLGAIAQDRDEFDILLDLDNLTNGRVTSGQGVTYQPYEQMVLAAFEHAGNNRFNVPVPGHGAWYAADRLVTCVHEVAHHFKARAIDEGLTDTPHVTEYTVYECDAQDTFYDAMQDPDYLGHLAIDPDSYAYSQPLGEEVRAENRAGIVYESVRAPEPGQTCVVFLQPWAVRNVGRTSQVYLLWDPARQVAVATRQPPSPDVLRT, translated from the coding sequence TTGAGGGAGCCTCCACCGCTCCGGGCACACCAGGCCCTGACCTCCCGGCTGATTCCCTCCCGCTACGAGGCCCAGACGCCCCGCCCGTCGGTCCTCGGCGCCATTGCCCAGGACCGGGACGAGTTCGACATCCTGCTCGACCTGGACAACCTCACCAACGGCCGGGTGACCAGCGGGCAGGGCGTCACTTATCAGCCGTACGAGCAGATGGTTCTGGCTGCCTTCGAACATGCGGGCAACAACCGCTTCAACGTGCCGGTACCGGGGCACGGCGCGTGGTACGCCGCCGACAGGCTGGTGACCTGCGTCCACGAGGTGGCCCACCACTTCAAGGCGAGGGCCATCGACGAGGGGCTGACGGACACGCCCCATGTGACGGAGTACACCGTCTACGAGTGCGACGCCCAGGACACCTTCTACGACGCGATGCAGGATCCGGACTATCTCGGGCACCTGGCCATCGACCCGGATTCCTACGCCTATTCGCAGCCGCTGGGTGAGGAGGTGCGTGCCGAGAACCGGGCAGGCATCGTCTACGAGAGCGTCCGCGCCCCGGAACCCGGGCAGACCTGCGTGGTGTTCCTTCAGCCCTGGGCCGTGCGCAACGTGGGCCGCACCAGTCAGGTTTATCTGCTGTGGGATCCGGCGCGGCAGGTCGCTGTGGCCACCCGACAGCCGCCGAGCCCAGACGTGCTGCGGACATGA
- a CDS encoding MbcA/ParS/Xre antitoxin family protein has product MSRATRAIREPLLNQQVPDTTDPAVIQRLSRGLPAGIRMLEQMGLNREQQAWLLGLSARSLQRAGAGNGPELTQDQLTRLSLVVGIYKALHILYDDAAADGWLRRANRRHPFAGQTPLEYMSRGGIPAMYEVRRLLDADRSGMFSVTPEARKAASSFETVVDL; this is encoded by the coding sequence ATGTCTCGGGCCACCCGCGCCATCAGGGAACCGCTGCTCAACCAGCAGGTTCCGGACACCACCGACCCGGCGGTCATTCAGCGCCTCTCCAGGGGGCTGCCCGCTGGCATCCGCATGCTGGAACAAATGGGCCTGAACCGCGAGCAGCAGGCCTGGCTGCTCGGCCTCAGTGCCCGGAGCTTGCAGCGTGCGGGTGCGGGGAACGGCCCCGAGCTGACCCAGGACCAGCTTACCCGGCTGAGTCTGGTTGTCGGCATCTACAAGGCGCTGCACATCCTGTACGACGACGCTGCGGCCGACGGCTGGCTCAGGCGGGCCAACCGGCGGCACCCCTTTGCCGGGCAGACCCCCCTGGAGTACATGAGCCGGGGCGGCATCCCCGCGATGTACGAGGTGCGCCGACTACTGGATGCCGACCGCAGCGGGATGTTCTCGGTCACGCCCGAGGCCCGCAAGGCCGCCTCGAGTTTCGAGACGGTGGTGGACCTTTGA